Proteins co-encoded in one Gopherus evgoodei ecotype Sinaloan lineage chromosome 4, rGopEvg1_v1.p, whole genome shotgun sequence genomic window:
- the MYOG gene encoding myogenin — protein MELFETSPYFFPDQRFYDGENYLSSRLQGYEQGAYQERPGLGLCPEGRTGLEEKGSPLPEHCPGQCLPWACKICKRKTVSIDRRRAATLREKRRLKKVNEAFEALKRSTLLNPNQRLPKVEILRSAIQYIERLQSLLSTLNQQEREQRDLRYRSTASQPGVASECGSNSASCSPEWSTQLEFSSHPGDHLLNDESSEDHNLHSLSSIVESIAVEDVAVTFQEERVQN, from the exons ATGGAGCTCTTCGAGACCAGCCCTTacttctttccagaccagagatTTTACGATGGTGAAAACTATTTGAGCTCCCGTTTGCAGGGCTACGAGCAGGGGGCGTATCAGGAGCGGCCGGGCCTGGGGCTGTGTCCTGAGGGCAGGACGGGGCTGGAGGAGAAGGGCTCGCCCCTGCCTGAGCACTGCCCTGGCCAGTGTCTGCCCTGGGCATGCAAGATCTGCAAAAGGAAAACGGTTTCCATCGACCGGCGCCGCGCCGCCACCCTGCGGGAGAAGCGGAGGTTAAAAAAGGTGAATGAGGCGTTCGAGGCCCTGAAACGGAGCACATTACTAAACCCCAACCAGCGGCTGCCCAAGGTGGAGATCCTGCGCAGCGCCATCCAGTACATTGAGCGCCTGCAGAGCCTGCTCAGCACCCTCAACCAGCAGGAGCGGGAGCAGAGGGACCTGCGTTACCGGAGCACTGCCTCGCAGCCAGGA GTGGCCAGTGAGTGTGGGTCCAACAGCGCCTCCTGCAGCCCAGAGTGGAGCACCcaactggagttcagcagtcaccCTGGGG ATCACTTGTTAAACGACGAGTCCTCTGAAGACCACAACCTCCACTCCCTGTCCTCAATTGTCGAAAGCATCGCGGTGGAGGATGTGGCTGTCACGTTCCAAGAAGAGAGGGTTCAAAATTGA